A DNA window from Solanum lycopersicum chromosome 3, SLM_r2.1 contains the following coding sequences:
- the LOC138347531 gene encoding uncharacterized protein — MAAPLNLEEVQSSTRHPRFNGHFYSWWKIRMHDFLMAEDSELWDIVLDGPFIPMIEEKDGEKTRLVPKPRQKYDKVDRKKIEKGYKAKTLLVCGIEPNEFNRVSAYFKKIVKKNKGFTSGTNGPRTTTQNDTCYKCGKVGHFIRECPLLKTENKEYQKPRSDKEKRRDLVLSKNDRKVVADYVVKKALATWGDSSSDSEDPDELNDVSMVVVDEEETIFNEMFAFMAHTENEEEDDKLTQITEEAEKINGRSNGLQIETEEKLKTTEKNLGLALEKSNNLEKDIIKLKEELEKSLKWTKSSKLLSSATNQSNFNKKGLGSLNITPPFNPHSKEYPKKDLILQNMFQLIDFQRKKYVSSPKSFVSERSSSQCWYMDSGCSKHMTGDIKNFLSLKTLQGGDVSFGNGKKGYILGVGKVGKSLEKSIDNMYHVDGLKYSLLSVSQICDKGNEVKFTSENCTVVSLTTKKVILTAFRSKNMYVANLEMSHGDDLTCLSARNENGDLWHHRLGHVSSS; from the exons ATGGCTGCTCCACTTAATCTAGAAGAAGTTCAATCTTCAACCAGACATcctcgtttcaatggacatttctATAGTTGGTGGAAAATTAGAATGCATGATTTCCTCATGGCTGAAGACAGTGAGCTATGGGATATCGTACTAGATGGACCGTTTATTCCGATGATAGAAGAAAAGGATGGAGAGAAAACCAGGCTTGTTCCAAAGCCTagacaaaaatatgataaagttGATAGGAAGAAGATAGAAAAGGGCTACAAGGCAAAAACTCTTCTTGTCTGTGGGATAGAGCCAAATGAGTTCAATCGTGTCTCAGCCT atttcaaaaaaattgtgaaaaagaACAAAGGTTTTACAAGCGGAACAAATGGTCCTCGAACTACTACTCAAAATGATACttgctacaagtgtggaaaagtTGGGCACTTTATTAGAGAGTGTCCTTTACTCAAAACTGAAAATAAGGAATATCAAAAACCAAGAAGTGACAAAGAGAagagaagggacctggtactcaGTAAAAATGATCGCAAAGTTGTTGCTGACTATGTGGTCAAAAAGGCTCTTGCTACATGGGGAGACTCTTCAAGTGACTCAGAAGATCCTGATGAACTAAACGACGTGTCTATGGTGGTGGTTGATGAAGAGGAAACCatattcaatgaaatgtttgcttTCATGGCTCatacagaaaatgaagaagaggatgACAAG TTGACTCAGATaactgaagaagctgaaaagaTAAATGGAAGGTCAAATGGTTTACAAATTGAAACTGAAGAAAAACTGAAAACCACTGAGAAAAATCTGGGATTGGCTTTGGAGAAGAGTAACAACTTAGAAAAGGATATTAtcaaacttaaggaagaacttgaaaaatctcttaagtggACAAAATCCTCTAAGTTGCTGTCAAGTGCAacaaatcagagtaatttcaataagaaaggtCTAGGAAGTTTGAATATTACTCCTCCCTTTAACCCTCAca GCAAAGAGTATCCAAAGAAAGACCTGATCCTCCAAAACATGTTTCAACTGatagattttcaaagaaaaaaatatgtttcttctcCAAAGTCCTTT gtgagtgagaggagcagcagtcaatgttggtatatggacagtggatgctctaaacatatgactggtgatatcaaaaatttcctctcactcaagacactTCAGGGAGGAGATGTCTCTTTTGGTAATGGAaagaaggggtacattttgggagttggtAAAGTGGGAAAGTCTCTTGAAAAATCAATTGACAATATGTATCATGTTGATGGGTTGAAGTACAGTCTTTTGAGTGTATCTCAAATTTGTGACAAGGGAAATGAAGTCAAGTTTACTTCTGAGAATTGCACTGTGGTTAGTCTAACTACAAAGAAAGTGATTCTCACTGCCTTTAGAAGTAAAAACATGTATGTGGCCAACTTAGAAATGTCTCATGGAGATGATCTGACATGTCTTAGTGCTCGAAATGAAAATGGTGATCTTTGGCATCACAGGCTAGGGCATGTGAGCTCATCTTGA